In a genomic window of Pontibacter liquoris:
- a CDS encoding DUF998 domain-containing protein has protein sequence MPNLNFSQRRKLIRVGAVSCYVACIGDFLVTILLAMLSPGYDSLEQPESFLSVSGSPVAPWFAAWSVAFSGLLILSSLGIMAAFRQRHSASITVLASLITLYGIGEGIISGVFPFDIVNGRLSVSAQIHEVASIVGQIGLYLVPVAGWYALRREYPLIKGLSILVIVSGSIFVLLYNASKLHLVSYRGLWQRLFMATYFLYLMYLALLADRRARDLPSPNRA, from the coding sequence ATGCCTAACCTGAATTTTTCACAGCGGCGAAAGCTGATACGCGTGGGTGCGGTCAGCTGCTACGTGGCCTGTATCGGCGATTTCCTGGTTACAATCCTGCTAGCAATGCTTTCGCCGGGGTATGATTCACTGGAGCAGCCCGAAAGCTTCCTGAGCGTTTCCGGCAGCCCGGTTGCTCCCTGGTTTGCTGCCTGGAGCGTTGCTTTTTCGGGCTTGTTGATCTTGTCTTCCCTGGGGATTATGGCGGCTTTTCGCCAAAGGCATTCGGCAAGTATAACGGTGTTGGCTTCGCTGATCACGCTCTATGGCATTGGGGAGGGCATTATATCAGGGGTGTTTCCTTTTGATATTGTTAACGGCAGGCTTAGTGTGTCCGCGCAGATCCACGAAGTAGCCAGTATTGTGGGGCAGATAGGTTTATACCTGGTGCCGGTGGCAGGCTGGTATGCATTGCGCCGGGAGTATCCGCTTATCAAGGGTCTGTCTATACTTGTGATCGTTTCCGGAAGTATTTTCGTGTTGCTTTACAACGCCTCCAAGCTGCACCTGGTGAGTTACCGGGGCCTGTGGCAGCGGCTCTTTATGGCCACCTATTTCCTTTACCTCATGTACCTGGCGTTGCTTGCCGACCGGCGGGCACGGGACCTGCCATCGCCAAATCGAGCTTAA
- a CDS encoding SulP family inorganic anion transporter encodes MNDRPENRPGGKAAEAPEDLLPGEVALKHTVEETSYKQTKGATLKDDANAGLTVAMNGIPDGMACGLLAGVNPIMGLFAAAYGCLVGGIFNSSKLMIISTTSAAAFLLYQLTQGYPEAQRVDALLLLVILSGLLMVLMGLLKLGSLVRFVSYSVMTGFLAGISILTILSQLPTLFAIPAEGSNKVLQTVNLVQNIDLTNWHALLPGLATILFMIVLPKTPLGNKSAIVSIALPSLFIFLLKWTDVEVVTDVGEIPKGLPPFQLPDFSLLQPTLFSGALSLALITLIQAAGVSQSVPNPDGTRSNTSKDFISQGIANVSSGLFGGIGVGGSLGSTSLNIVSGARSRWAGIFSGLLVLALVLLLPGLIGNVAMPVLAAIMIYAMASSLKLEENIQVWNAGWASRIGLVCTFLITLFMPVQYAVLIGVLLSFALYFFTSSRLVQLHRRRLLSQGWFEEITLPAEIENEAIHIFAVDGDLHFAGARVLETQWPKLLPKTRRPVIILELRGRNNIGATLTEVIESFYDKITKAEGRFYITELGENSYDSFQVQASSEVLKGIRIVKKHPIIGKSTQQAMLEAQDWLENGAPAN; translated from the coding sequence ATGAACGATAGACCGGAAAATAGACCAGGCGGGAAAGCGGCAGAGGCACCGGAAGATTTGCTTCCGGGCGAAGTGGCGTTGAAGCATACGGTGGAGGAAACCAGCTATAAGCAGACAAAGGGCGCCACGCTGAAAGACGACGCCAATGCAGGCCTGACTGTGGCCATGAACGGGATTCCGGATGGCATGGCTTGTGGGCTGCTGGCCGGTGTAAATCCGATTATGGGCTTATTCGCCGCTGCTTACGGGTGCCTGGTAGGCGGAATATTCAACAGCTCCAAACTGATGATCATTTCCACGACCAGTGCGGCCGCTTTTCTTTTATATCAGCTCACGCAAGGCTACCCGGAAGCGCAACGGGTGGATGCCCTGCTCTTGCTGGTCATCCTCTCCGGCCTCCTCATGGTTTTGATGGGGCTTTTGAAGCTTGGCAGCCTGGTGCGGTTTGTTTCTTATTCGGTGATGACGGGTTTTCTGGCCGGCATTTCTATCCTTACCATCCTCAGCCAGTTGCCCACGCTTTTTGCCATTCCCGCCGAAGGGTCCAACAAGGTGCTGCAAACCGTGAACCTGGTTCAGAACATTGATCTTACCAACTGGCATGCGCTACTCCCGGGGCTGGCGACCATCCTTTTTATGATTGTATTGCCCAAAACGCCTTTGGGCAATAAATCGGCTATTGTCTCCATCGCCTTGCCCTCGCTTTTCATTTTTTTACTTAAATGGACAGACGTGGAAGTGGTGACTGATGTAGGGGAAATTCCAAAAGGCTTGCCGCCCTTTCAGCTGCCCGATTTTTCGCTGCTGCAGCCCACCCTGTTCAGTGGAGCGCTTTCGCTGGCACTGATCACGCTCATTCAGGCAGCCGGCGTCAGCCAGAGCGTGCCCAACCCGGATGGCACGCGGTCCAACACGTCCAAAGATTTTATAAGCCAGGGGATCGCCAACGTTTCGTCCGGATTATTCGGTGGCATTGGCGTGGGCGGTTCTTTAGGTTCCACTTCGTTAAACATCGTTTCGGGAGCCCGAAGCCGGTGGGCCGGCATCTTTTCGGGTTTACTGGTGCTGGCACTTGTCTTGCTGTTGCCCGGCCTGATCGGCAACGTGGCCATGCCCGTGCTAGCGGCTATCATGATCTATGCCATGGCAAGCTCCCTGAAGCTGGAAGAGAACATACAAGTATGGAACGCCGGCTGGGCATCCCGGATCGGCCTTGTGTGCACGTTCCTGATCACCTTGTTTATGCCGGTTCAATACGCGGTGCTGATCGGTGTACTTCTCTCTTTTGCGCTTTATTTCTTTACTTCTTCCCGGTTGGTACAACTACATCGGAGGCGGCTTTTAAGCCAGGGATGGTTTGAGGAAATAACGCTGCCTGCCGAAATTGAAAATGAAGCGATACACATTTTTGCCGTAGATGGTGATCTGCATTTTGCGGGAGCACGGGTGTTAGAAACCCAGTGGCCGAAACTGTTACCCAAAACCCGCCGCCCTGTCATTATTCTGGAGCTGCGGGGCCGCAATAACATCGGGGCCACCCTGACAGAGGTGATCGAAAGCTTTTACGATAAGATTACAAAAGCAGAAGGCCGGTTTTACATTACAGAATTAGGCGAAAACAGTTATGACTCCTTCCAGGTGCAGGCAAGCTCCGAAGTATTAAAAGGAATCCGGATCGTGAAGAAACACCCGATCATTGGCAAAAGTACGCAACAGGCTATGCTGGAGGCGCAGGATTGGCTTGAAAACGGTGCTCCCGCAAATTAA
- a CDS encoding phosphatidylglycerol lysyltransferase domain-containing protein: MKNMAALKNRGIAFFPRLLHNLFFWQALLALFMLVMAVYFLQHQQLELVAITRQLRQAKVFYLVLGALLTAVHILLQGEVYVRCFRSLGSAVSRPQAVVLFLKRNLVSVLLPAGGFSSLAFFSRQIESQQVSKTHVYLASSLYSVCGMLSTILVAVPALGYALLRGQLQAPALLGFGFLVLLTAGLMAVLVSFLKQGRAYRLLHNRLPQWATLLDEITRQPLDRGQLWDALAAALLIDFIGVAHLYIAMLALGYEASWPAAFVGYVIMMILLIASPLLRGLGAIEVAMTVILTRYGLPVVAAAAVTLLFRLFDFWLPLLAGVGSFFIKKDSFLLRVFPALLLFFTGIVNVLSVITPAIPARLQFVREIFPQEVISASNGLVMVAGMILLLLAVFLLQGSRRAWVLAVILVSLSIIGHLTKAIDYEEALFATLTLCSLLYTRSAYILRPHPRYTRLSILVLVYGLLLVLLYGVIGFYYMDRVHFGLDFGLAQSIRQVLRLFFTFDNAGIDPRTPFARWFIFSLYSAGAAYLVFVLYGLLRPYLQKPFNSAEEKALAATLTGKYGHSSLDYFKTYPDKLFFFTPDRQAFVSFKVWRHVAIALEDPVAAMPEAMKAAIQAFDRYCAQNGFITAYYRVSEENLPVYTLLGKKNFPIGEEAIVDLPSFTLEGGKMHANRNAIRKLTSDGFAFKVYDPPIKAGLLQKLEQVSTLWLQDKGKAELTFTEGVFDAAILKDHPILTIEKADEKVYAFLDVVPCGVPGMAVYDLIRQLPDAPNGVLDMLLCQAFLYFKAKGYRKVNMGLAPLSGIDGRSFQQKTIRYAYEHLRTFGHFKGLRKYKEKFSPAWEKKYLVYEDDYQLLQVPVALKKVSETTV; this comes from the coding sequence ATGAAAAACATGGCGGCACTTAAAAACAGGGGGATTGCCTTTTTTCCCCGCCTGCTGCACAACCTGTTTTTCTGGCAGGCGCTGCTGGCTTTGTTTATGCTGGTGATGGCCGTATACTTTCTGCAGCACCAGCAGCTTGAACTGGTAGCCATCACGCGCCAATTGCGGCAGGCAAAGGTTTTCTACCTGGTACTTGGTGCATTGCTGACGGCCGTCCATATTCTGCTGCAGGGCGAAGTATACGTCCGTTGTTTCAGGTCGCTGGGGAGCGCGGTAAGCCGGCCGCAGGCGGTCGTTTTATTTCTGAAACGCAACCTCGTCAGCGTGCTGTTGCCGGCCGGTGGCTTCTCCTCGCTGGCCTTCTTCTCCCGCCAGATCGAATCACAGCAGGTTAGCAAGACACACGTATACCTGGCTTCCTCGCTCTACAGTGTCTGCGGCATGCTCTCCACCATACTTGTTGCCGTGCCGGCGCTGGGCTATGCTTTGCTGCGGGGGCAACTGCAGGCGCCTGCGTTGCTGGGTTTTGGCTTCCTGGTGCTGCTCACAGCAGGTTTAATGGCGGTGCTGGTCTCTTTTCTCAAACAGGGACGGGCTTACAGGTTGCTTCACAATAGGCTGCCCCAGTGGGCTACCCTGCTCGACGAGATCACCCGGCAGCCGCTGGACCGAGGGCAACTATGGGACGCTTTGGCAGCCGCTTTGCTCATCGACTTTATCGGGGTAGCCCATCTTTACATCGCCATGCTGGCCCTGGGCTATGAGGCCTCCTGGCCGGCGGCTTTTGTCGGGTACGTGATCATGATGATTTTGCTGATCGCCTCCCCATTGCTTCGGGGACTGGGTGCCATTGAGGTAGCTATGACCGTTATCCTGACCCGGTACGGCCTGCCGGTTGTTGCTGCGGCCGCGGTTACCTTGCTTTTCCGGTTGTTTGACTTCTGGTTGCCGCTGCTGGCCGGCGTGGGCAGTTTCTTCATCAAAAAAGACAGCTTCCTTTTGCGGGTGTTTCCGGCCCTTTTGCTCTTTTTTACGGGCATCGTCAATGTGCTCTCGGTGATTACGCCGGCTATACCGGCCCGTCTGCAGTTTGTCCGGGAAATTTTTCCACAGGAGGTTATCTCGGCATCGAACGGCTTGGTGATGGTGGCCGGCATGATCCTTTTGCTGCTGGCTGTTTTCCTGCTGCAGGGCTCCCGGCGCGCCTGGGTGCTGGCAGTTATACTTGTCTCGCTTTCCATTATCGGGCACCTAACCAAAGCCATCGATTACGAAGAAGCCTTGTTTGCGACCCTTACACTTTGCAGCCTGCTTTATACCCGCTCGGCTTACATTTTAAGGCCGCACCCACGCTACACCCGGCTCAGTATCCTGGTGCTGGTTTACGGGTTGCTGCTGGTCTTGCTCTATGGCGTGATAGGATTTTACTATATGGACCGGGTGCATTTTGGCCTGGACTTCGGCCTCGCCCAATCCATCCGGCAGGTGCTCCGGCTTTTTTTCACCTTCGATAATGCAGGCATAGATCCACGGACGCCCTTTGCCCGTTGGTTCATTTTCTCGCTTTACTCGGCAGGGGCCGCATACCTGGTTTTTGTGCTCTATGGCTTGCTGCGCCCCTACCTGCAAAAGCCGTTTAACTCTGCCGAAGAAAAAGCCCTGGCAGCCACTTTGACCGGCAAGTATGGCCACTCCTCCCTCGATTATTTTAAAACCTATCCCGACAAGCTTTTCTTTTTTACCCCCGACAGGCAGGCGTTCGTTTCTTTTAAAGTATGGCGCCATGTGGCTATTGCGCTGGAGGACCCCGTAGCTGCTATGCCGGAGGCGATGAAAGCGGCGATCCAAGCCTTTGATAGGTATTGCGCCCAGAACGGGTTTATTACGGCTTATTACCGTGTATCCGAAGAAAACCTGCCCGTTTATACTTTGCTGGGCAAAAAAAACTTTCCGATTGGGGAAGAAGCCATCGTGGACCTGCCGTCTTTTACGCTAGAAGGCGGTAAAATGCATGCCAACCGCAATGCCATCCGCAAACTGACAAGCGATGGGTTTGCTTTTAAAGTATACGACCCGCCGATTAAAGCCGGCTTGCTGCAAAAGCTGGAACAGGTCTCCACGCTCTGGCTGCAGGACAAGGGAAAGGCGGAGCTGACTTTTACCGAAGGTGTTTTTGATGCGGCTATCTTGAAAGACCATCCGATCCTGACCATTGAGAAGGCAGATGAAAAAGTATACGCCTTTCTGGACGTAGTGCCCTGCGGCGTGCCGGGCATGGCCGTCTACGATCTGATCCGGCAATTGCCCGACGCTCCCAACGGCGTCCTGGATATGCTGCTCTGCCAAGCCTTTTTATACTTTAAAGCCAAAGGCTACCGGAAAGTAAACATGGGCCTGGCGCCGCTATCGGGCATCGATGGCAGGAGTTTTCAGCAAAAGACGATCCGCTATGCCTACGAGCACCTGCGCACATTCGGGCATTTTAAAGGGCTGCGGAAGTATAAAGAGAAGTTCTCGCCGGCCTGGGAGAAAAAGTACCTCGTCTACGAAGACGATTACCAGCTCCTGCAGGTGCCGGTTGCGCTGAAAAAAGTATCGGAGACGACAGTTTAA